The sequence below is a genomic window from Pecten maximus chromosome 14, xPecMax1.1, whole genome shotgun sequence.
AGATGGCGGAAAAAAATCGTTTTACTAGTTAAATGCCAGTTAAAATTGCGTGATAAAGTATAGTGTTACATGCTATGGTTGATTGTGATCTAAGATACAGACTTCGCTCTTATAAAACGTTGATATGTCCCTGACTCGTTTGcaataatttttgtttatcattGGATCACACATGACGGGAAAATCCCGATGTCTCCATTACAACAGTGtttacaacacaaacacaagGACGTGTTGGATGAGATACCTCTGCTTACCCGTGTAGAAAGAGATCGCCATTGGACCTATGCCTTAAATAGAATTGTTGACTTAATTTGACACTGTGTGGACATTAATGTGAAAACATAATTAATCTGGtaagtttaaatatttaaggTAGGTATAATTTGCACATTTTTCAGTTTATTGATTGTAATGAAGAGTATGGTTGTGACCGTAATATGTATTACAAAACCCCCGTATCGCTGATATGCATCAACAGTACATGCTCTTTCAGGaaattttgttatacatttgtatatcacaaTCTCTGTCTatgtataaatatcaaaatatcattctATATAAACCCCAACTTCATTTACCCCGCAACTCATTACTTTTAGGATTGTCAATATACCcaacaaatatcgacattttAGTTCGCAATGATTGTTCACACTTTTGCTAtaacattttaaagattttaaactGGAAAACAAAGctcttttaaaaataataataaaatgatgcATTTATGACTTTCCCTTTGCAATAAAGTGtaagatttaaataaaatatgtttatacagTTAAAGCCattgaaatataatgaaatattaaatgccatattttgttttatatcccccccccccccccccccccccccccctcctttttTTTGCGGTTATCGTCATGTTTACTGATCAGAATTAAAGAGCAGTGATTTTAGTTTTTGAACTTAAGGTAAATTCTTTTAGTCACCAGTCCATATATAGTTTAACACATATCCGGATTTTATTGAACAACTATAAGCTTTGGCAGAGTAAATGATAAAATGCCAAAAAgaattgataatgaaaaaaatgcaatattttacGTAGCAACAGCTGAGCAGATGCTTCAATctgaatacaaatgtaaaatgtaaaacattgtttttagCTAAGACTGCTAAATTAGGTTTGTAATGTTAATCACacatcatattttatatttatgttcGGTTCCTTTCATGGCAAATTAATTTGGACATTAATACTTAATCTAAACTTCTATTTATTCCTTGCCTATTTAACTGTTTAAGACTACATGCCAACTGTGTTACCAAATTATGATAGGATGGTATAACTAATGTGAATTTAACTATTatgtagataatatatatattatataaaaaagcCAAGCTGCCAATATAGCAGATGACGTTAGGATGTCTTGtatctagtttttttttttttttttaagttaactaaaatatcatatttacatcaggtgttataataaaaatattatacagtTTAAAACTTAAATCATTGAAGGTATGCTAATCAAATGGTTATAACTATTTGTGTTGATTATTCTGTGTTTGAATGTCTTCCTGGCAGATatgttgtattttgaaataaaaccagCTTATAAAATATCAACGTCCTACAAGGTTACATGTTTGTTATTGATTATAAAACTAACATTAGTATTATGTAAATTTTACCTCAAACCCTTTATTTTAACTATTGTTCCTAAAACCGGAGTTCAATATGTCTGATCCTTTCTGTATTCTCCTGAGGCTTGCATTTCACGTATGTTTTTTTCCGAAATGATCAGGCAGCTTTACAAAGCAAATCCCGTGGATAGCCATGGAAGGCAGgcttataaaatataaatgcatTTGCTATTTACATGGACCTAAACATGATACTATAATTATACCCGAGCTCTCAAACCTGTTAAGTCTAGGTCATAACGCGCGATCAGGCGGAACTTGTCCAATGCAATtgaaatcacaattttacaaaagtGTGCATGTTTTATAGTATGCTAGGATGTAGAACTTTCAAGTGTTTTAAGTTGATTGTTTAAAGACTGTTGGTTCTGATTTAAGTGATTAAATGTAGCATGATTTTAGTATTCCTTCCAAAGTGTGTTATTTTACATGTGCGAACTGCAGTACTCACAAATTGTAGTGCTCACAAACAGTTTTTGCTACATATCCTTCCAACACagtatttgtgtatatttgcTAACTGTGCAGTCTCGCCAGCTACTCCACTGTGCGGATTCATTTATgtatctgtgtatatatacttaccttaAATTTTAGGTTTTTTATTATGTGTTGCAATGCTATCATAAATGATCCGTTTATTGTCTTGGATAAACAAAAATTCACAAACGTCTGTGCGAAAACGATTGACATCGAATTGCAACTTTCTAGGTTTTTCATAagtaatatcacatattttgatatatatataataaatggtGGAAAGGAAATGAACGCCGGTGATAGTAGAAGCTATTTGTACTAATGGgctgttttattttcaattattaaaCAGTGAAACAGACTTGTGCCTGGTGTCGGAAGTCTTCGCGGGTCTCGCATATCATTCATAAAATCTTCATCACAACAATATACAGCAACCACTGTCAActcaaataacaaaatatcaagtGATATGGGCGTGGTCAAAAGCTGTGTACGTACAGTGTAAATTGGCAACTTACAGACAAAACAGTCAAATGTGCAAGGTAAGTATATGATGTAAGGTAATGTGAacaagaaaatacaaaatgtaccagcAATATCCTACAAGTAAATTATGTATGTCTTCCAGGGTATCTACCAGAAACATATTAAATCTGGCaagttgaaaatgtattcaCTTTATAAACAACTATTAcgattttgtttctatttttctATTAGTTTTTGGTTGGTGTGGGGGTTGGAGGAGGTTGTAACACTAAGTTTTACAATTACTCTGtatctgtattttgtatcagaattgtcaatacttatttctattaatttaACATAGGTTTTTTTTACTTAACATCAGTATATTGGTGCAAATCTATTAGATAAAAAAGGTGCAAATaggaaaaaatattgtttttttgcCAAATTTTTGTACATGTTGATAAGTACCAACTTAATTggattaatttgttttaattttattttacaaaatgaaataaatggaAAGTTATTAAGCCAGATATATTCATAGAGTTTGTGTTTTTCAATAGTGTATAGTGTTTTGTTGAGAAAAACATGCCAAATGGTATGGTTGACAATAGAACTAAGAGAAAATACTAAATTGCTGTTTTTGGGTTATACAATATTTGAACCATAGTCTACTAGTAAAGGTTGAAGTCATATATGTATTCGTGTTAGGTCACGTGTCTCCACCCCCATATATAAAGTTTGTATAGTGTTACTGTGATTACAACAAATGAATGAGGATCTTTATGTGTTACACCCCAACCTTTTGTCCGCATTAAAGCATTAAAAAGAAGTTAGCACAGCTCTACAAATACAGCACAACTATcctaaataaatatatgaaatttagCGATCTTCACTAGTACCAGCGGAAATAAACCGACATCGTTACAATATGATGAGTCAGTCTTTATGTGTGAAATAGACTGACATGAATTAATTGTTGCAAatgtatatgtagatgtacatttgatacatgtacatgatccAGTAAGTATTCTATATCAGTAAAGGCTGGCAACATTGTGGAAAGGAAATATTTTCTGGTCAGGTAGTACTGGTAGTTTAAATCattacaagttttcaaaattattattagtGTCGAGGGGGCACTCGAGTAGAGgtaaagaaatgtatacttCCCTGAAGGAGAgtaacccgagtttcctctggcctcaACACCAAACATTTGACACTTTGATAGacacatgtttttttatgagaCATATAGTTGTGTGGCCATCAACATGTCTAATGTCTCGCGATAGGGCAAGAAGAAACTTGTTCTTGATTTCAGAAGTCTGTTATGAGTGTTTGAAACTCAGGCTTTAAAGAGGGATGGGCGAGTTTGTTTAGCATTTTAAGgttttttgaaatattccacATTTACAATCTCAGAAGTTATTTATTCCTCAACAAATATGCGAAATTAGAAAAATTGCAGAAGCATTTTTCAAACAAGGCCATTGGGAAAATTACTTTGAtgtaaaccaaacaaaaaacgaCATTAAAATACagtttttgttgtattttagacACTGCCTTTTACTTGTAATGGTTAAGTCGGGATGAGCCTCAATTTTACTATCAAGCCTGGCGTAGAAAAAATATGAGATCATTTTCAGGGATTATTCTGGTTAACTACAAGATTATCATCATTTTAAATTCTCCacaattaaaatgttcattatcTTAAAGCTtatgcgttttttttttttttttatttattttttttttttttttttatgatcaTTACAACTATTTGCATTGCTATCTATATTTTTTTGAGCTCATTTCCTTTACATCATTATTTACTGTAAAGGTTTCATTTGAAATACTATAGAGAACGTGTTTATATGatgatattcaaaataattctATGATGCCtttcaaataaattatttcattagtGTATATATTTGGATACTTATGATAATGAGTTTCTTCCATTTCAAACAAATCGAATCAAAGAATCAAATGtaacacatacattttgtacatcaGTGTTAGGACATTATTTATATGGATATTTGTGGTGCGACAAATACTGGAAGATTAATGTCATTCCCTGCTATCAGAGTCAGCAGTTTCTTTAGTATGGCACTTATTTCTTTATctaaaatgcaataaaacaaaCTTTGCTAAAGTGTCTAAATCGTTGTAATAATGAAGTAATTTCTCACTGGTCAAATTTCATTTGCCACCAAAATTCACATCCTCtaacataaaaaatcaaaataacacaacataacatgtacatatactctttttaaaattcacatgtaggatatatagaggatattaaatggtttcccgtttaacatgacatatatttcacgagtatgacagaatatcgatattttcattAGTCAAATAAAGTCTAATAATTGACAAATAATTATGGTTAGTCgaaaaatttaaaatcactcatcgctgcagtgaaaatataagtttgattagtttgatacatttctatatttcactgtcAACAATGcaatcaatatttataatgaacatttctggtacattgtattatcGTGTTAGAACTTCGCAGCATGTACTTACCTCACTGTTTCACTCTCTTCTAGATAATATTCTCAAAAATTCGGTTCAGTTTACGTTAGTGGAACCCGAACAATCATGTCCTGGCACTATTTCAACATATAAAGATTTGCTACATTGACGTTCATGGGACCGAAAAATGTACGCTGACGACAGCTGTTATACAAATCTGTCGAATTGAGCATTGGCATCGCAGCGAAGTGTAAATGTGATGCAAGGATTGGCCATTATTGTTACAACAACAGTATTTTACTTTTAGAATTAAAGCATTATATAAGCATGTAGTCTACCTACCCGCTTGTTTATCTTACTGTTATTGTGGTTATTGTTAGTTTCGAGATTCTGGGAATCTGGGTAGATACATTCAGATTGGAATTACAACACCAAACATACCATGTGGATTGCGCTCATATTCCTAAAACACGGTTTTGTTAAAGTCTTACAACTCAGAACTGTTGTATACACTCAAAATGTTTCCGCACAATAATCATAATTATACCCGGAGTTCATTGATTAAAGTTATTTATGATGGCAGTAGAATCTTTGTACCTTTAAGGCTATCATATTGATCTATAAATGCAGTTAGTTACACTAAGTcttaatataaaccaggataCTGTCAAATAACACGAAAATATAGCATTCCGATAATGGTATATGAAAgatatgaaaatgatatatttaaataaaagaaaGGTAGCATTCAATGTAAATTAATCGGACATAGCATGAGATTCCAcgttaaaaaaacaactttaatttaattttatcaaaataaatttgatcTTAGTATTAACTGAGGAGCATTCACTTTTCGAGGCGACAATTCCCGTATCTTAAATAATAAGTGTCATATCAACAGAGTTACAGAGGTTCCAAATCAATGATGTAACTTGTTGTTCCGTAGGATTTGCCTGCCTGCCTACAAGTGACTGCGGACCACCTGATACACAAGCAGAAATAGTACCCCAAGGAGACACTATCAACACGAGAGAACGACCATTTTATATTTAGGCAACATCATGGATAAACTTCTCCTGACTAAGGTGTTAGTGATCATAGCTTTCACAGTGATTTTCTTCGTCACGTACGTATTGTGATTCGCCTCCGTTTATTCAAAGTTGTTACTGGTAGGTAGTACATGTGTAGGAGAACCACATGCATGTATTTTACCTattgaaaatgatttataaCTTTCGTTGAgatttaatatgtatacattgtatacatatatacatattcatcCAGTACAACCACGACAAAAAATTCAAGtttatatcttcggatcaccaacacatagtgcatatgatacatttgtgctaaatatttgatatataacatagtaacacaattgacgaaaGAAGACCACTtcatgactcgtgccctgaccgggcttGAACTCACGATCTATGGCACCCAAATCGCCTTaaccgctgcgccacatcaaCGTTCTTAGAAAGAACGTTTTAATGGCGCAGTGATAGTCGGCCCGATATTTTGACATGATCAATGTGGAAATCATCTTTCAGATGAAATGATTACCTGGATCgcaatatattttacatacatgtatacgaattgtacacatattacaaatatccATTGAGTACAACCACGACAAGAAATTCAAGtttatatcttcggatcaccaacacataatgcatatgatacattgtgctttACTATCCTtagtaatattttatcaatcaCTCGTTTTTCTCGCTTAATATCCTTAGCAATATTTCCTCAAATACTCGCCAATTCGTTTAATATCCCCAGTAACATTTCCTCAATCACATATGATATCACTTTATGTCCCTAATAATATTTCCTCAATCACTCGTAATCTCGCTTTATATACCTAGTAATATTTCCTCAAACACTTGTAATCTGGCTTAATATCCTTAACATATTTCCTCAAACACTTTTGATTTAGCTTAATATCCCGAGTAAAATGTCCCCAATTACTCGTGATCTTGCTCAATAATCCGGGTAATATTTTCTACATCACATGTGAACTCGCTTAATATCCCTGGTGATATTTCCTCAATCACTTGGAACCTCGTTGATACCCCTAGTAATGTTTCCTCAATTACTCGTGTTCTCGCTTCTTATCCCTAGTAATAATTCCTCAATCATTCGTGATGTCGCCTGATATCATTTATACTATTCCTCATTAACTCCACTCGTGATGTCAGTCTTAAAGTAAacatagttaaaaaaaattccttAGATACAGTAACTTGCTTTGATTGAAACTTTTGATTCGATTATTCAATACAATGGTAATAGAGGAAAAGATCAATATAAATCTGGGTCTGTAGAAACACCAGTCGAGCACTGACATTTGCTCTAACACGATTCATATCGAAATATTTCCatgaaacaaattaattatCTAGCAAAGCTTATATTAGAGATAATATCAGTTAATGGATTTTGTACAATTTGTTCGCTTTGTTTGTCCATCAAGGATACTGTACCTGGACCACATCCCTACACATATAATGTATCGCATCAAACAGTTCACGACAGACAACAATGTCACCAGAAGGTAAgataaaatcatcatcatcatcatcatcatcatcatcgtgtTGCACTTTTAACaagtattttctttaaattttggttttatttagaGTTATTAATTTGTTTAGCCAACACGAGTATATACATAACATGTCACTTCCAAATTGACACTGGAACATTTAAAGAGGTTGCTACCTGGTTTTGGTCAAGTTGTCCCTGTAAGAGGTCATTTACTGTGGTATTAAATCTATCTGATTCAGTTTGTTACTCCCACCTCGGTAACTACAAAGATAATTGATGGCAAAGTAATATAGTAAAAAACACACATATGAATGAATCACATCAATACAACAAACCATTGAACTGTAATTAAAAAGTACATAAACATTATGAATAATAAAGGGTATACTTCCCAAAAGCCACTGTCCTTTGTTCCAGGGACTGTTGATTGAATAAATGTCCAGTATAAGCTGCAGAGTATCAAAAGACAGAATTAACGACAACAAgttaaagtttacattttttttgtttaaaaacgtttattaatgatcatgttacaaaatgtaaGCGCTATTTAGTTATGTATTTTACCTTAGACTAAccacaatatttaaattttgatatttttccttTGACGATTAACAACTGATAATTGATGGGCGGGTTTCCTGACCCGTttattatctaaataaaattgtgtaaaatgacttttttatttgacattttgtctCGTTTAGCTCACAGTCAGGAAACATTACCGAAAGAAGAGCTACCAATGTGCCGCCTTTAAACGATAAGATGCATTCTAAATACAAAACAACTATCAAGACTGCCTTGAAATCCCCAAGAGCGACTATTTCCAGGAACATTCTGGATCGTTATCTTGAGTATCGCCAGATAAAGCGAGTTAATAATTTTAAGGAACTGTATGATCCTCGCTTTTCTGTGGTAGAGCTTGCCAGCAAATCAGGGACTTTAAAAGCCGGTTCACAGCTCACTTTTAAAATATCTCTTCATAATGGTTATAACCAGCCACTACATCAAGGAGGTGATCTACTCAATATTTGGCTTCGAAATGCGGAAGGAACATCGACTGTTGCTGGTCACGTGGTCGATCATATGAACGGTTCGTATACAGGTCACGTGATGGCATTTTGGGCCGGAAATGTCACTGCAAAAGTGACCGTCACCAACACGAAAGAGGGAATCGGTTTATATACCAACTACGTTCATGAGCATGGCTCTTATAAATTCATAAACGCCACATTTTCAGAGAATAAAACAACTGAAATGACTCTATGTGCACCTAAGATGTCTACTTGGTTGTACCAAAGATACGGAGGATTCTGCAACCTGACTAAGgaaaattacaatatttctttattctGTGGGAAGCCCAAGTCCGTTTCATGTAGGAACTGGGTAAAGTATGGCTGGAACGGTGCACTGTATTTTACTGGAAATACAGAGAAAATACTGaggtaaataaataataattgataactatgtaaaatattatatttacatgtagataATGCAATTTAATATAGCAACATGTTCTTCAAATTGACAAACAAATAATAttacttatttttcaaaataaagtaAAAGTAAATCGAAGATTTGGAATGTGTTTGATAAAGATATCATTATCCTAATGACGACAAATAGCATATTTTCtatgtatgcatattgctttttcgCTGAAATATGTCTATCAATGTGGAAAAGTAGTGTAATATTAAAAAGGAAAGAAATGTTCTTAGTCTCTAAATTATTATTTCACTTAGGACAAAAAAACAGTAGAAAAAATGTAAGCAAATAAGGAGTAATGTGAGAATACTTTTATTCAGCTACAGGGATGTGCTGTTGAAGGGAATTCAACTAACCATTGTTCCAAGTAGGTGGTGAATAACTTATATTCGTATaatcattgttttttgtttattctgATCATTTACCGCGTAACGTCTGGTGGTGGATTTTACTCTGATTATTGCCCACGAAGCTTCCGTTGAGTTATAGCACTCCAGGTTTAAAGACGAAGGTTATCGCTACgctatttatatgtatttagcCGCAGTTTTTAAGTCAAGTGAACTGTTTTCTATTTCCCGACCCACAGGTTTGAAGTTTTGGCATTGAGATTGATGTTTAATCTTTTAGGTATCCTCTATAGGGCATCTGATGACTCTCTCGGTTTTCACGTTGAAAACgcatttattttgatattaaatgtatacatgaTATGTCATATGGATAGAATCGAAGACCTAACCACATGCTGTTATTTTCCAACATTTTGCATGCTTTATATGGTTTTAATTAAGCTAATTTAGTCAAATACACATTTTACTGGATCGCAATTATTTTTACACTACAATAGTATTgtgttgtttattacatttcttaCTAATGAAATAATTTCCGTGTTTTAGGTTCTAATGGCGATCTAGATTATCCAGTGCCTAAAACACCATGCAATGTTTTGCCGTCCGCTTTGACATGGAACACCACAAAACCATCCGGTTTCCTAAATAACGGAAAACATCATAACCTGATATGTCGAAAAACAGTAGATCTCAGTGGAGAGAAATATCGGGCATGTCTTAAAAACAGACAAGTTATTTCGATTGGAGATTCTACAACTAGACAATGGTTCTTCCGTCTGGCGACCATTTTGGGAATAAAACAATCcattaaaatcaaatcaaatgtgGTATGGCAAAAGTTCGTTCGTGCCTTTAACTATACACTTGGACTTGACATTGAATGGCAACCGCATGAACTTCCATTCCACGGGACTCCGGGTTCGGACAGAAAGACCATTCAATCTGTAGCCAATAGACTGGACAGAATTCCTAGTAAAAGCACCGCCATCGTTATTATCCATTGGTACGCCCATATCGCCAGGTGTTGTGACCACTTAGCCTTTAGGGAGCATGTGCGCAATGCAAAAATGGCCATAATTAGGCTTCTGAAGAGGTCCCCGGATGTTCAATTTTTCATTAAAGGTCCTCATCTCATATCATATAAAAAAGCTATAAAGCCGTATGCCTTTATTGGTATGTTTGTCGAACAAGTTTTGCGGGAAGAGTTGGATAATTTGATTGACAGAATCATCTACCTTGACCAGTGGGACATGTCTGTAGCCACAGAAAACATCAATATTCATCCTAATGTAAATTTGGACGATATATCACTAAACAACCTAATTAATTTTGCATGTAAAAAGCGTTAGAACCTCGttgaaaataaacacattttctgAACCGTACCAATATTCAAATGTAGGTTACATAAACCCCCTGGGGTTATTAACGACCTGCTACTTCGAaggattttattaaatcaaaatatacacaatatttgCATCTTTCATTTCAGATGCAGTGTTAGGTACAGTAGAGCCATCATACCTGTTATTTCAAGAGAAAAGTTATATGGTTCTCCCGTTGTCAGAattatgtgaccgggtgagatATCCGGCTGGTGTCCTCGGCAGTATGCTTTTATTACATAGAGAATAATACATACCCTTTTCCATATCGGACGCAATATTGGCCCAAGGGCCATGTCTAGGTATTGTCCTTTTTCTTGAACGACAACCAATTGTACTGCTACGAGAACTTACTCATGACACATGTACATGGACAAGTACAAGTTGCATGTGAGTGTTTAGTGAAATTGTGAGAACAATACATTAATTTGATATGGTATTACAGGTAGTCTTTACTTGggacaaaaatacaaatgattAGCTAAAACATTTACTTACCTTAATATAATTTTTAGA
It includes:
- the LOC117342984 gene encoding NXPE family member 3-like; its protein translation is MHSKYKTTIKTALKSPRATISRNILDRYLEYRQIKRVNNFKELYDPRFSVVELASKSGTLKAGSQLTFKISLHNGYNQPLHQGGDLLNIWLRNAEGTSTVAGHVVDHMNGSYTGHVMAFWAGNVTAKVTVTNTKEGIGLYTNYVHEHGSYKFINATFSENKTTEMTLCAPKMSTWLYQRYGGFCNLTKENYNISLFCGKPKSVSCRNWVKYGWNGALYFTGNTEKILSYRDVLLKGIQLTIVPSSNGDLDYPVPKTPCNVLPSALTWNTTKPSGFLNNGKHHNLICRKTVDLSGEKYRACLKNRQVISIGDSTTRQWFFRLATILGIKQSIKIKSNVVWQKFVRAFNYTLGLDIEWQPHELPFHGTPGSDRKTIQSVANRLDRIPSKSTAIVIIHWYAHIARCCDHLAFREHVRNAKMAIIRLLKRSPDVQFFIKGPHLISYKKAIKPYAFIGMFVEQVLREELDNLIDRIIYLDQWDMSVATENINIHPNVNLDDISLNNLINFACKKR